Proteins co-encoded in one Chroococcidiopsis sp. TS-821 genomic window:
- the pgmB gene encoding beta-phosphoglucomutase: MSQAVSQILGETSVQAPIPSKTNNLLYTDWVLIERGFDPNQLHARETVFTIGNGYLGTRGSFEEGYPRAMPVTLIQGVYDAVPVMYTELVNCPDWLPITITLNDDPRRSEQFRLDQGEILSYERRLDLRYGLLRRSIRWRSPSGKILDLQFERFASLADPHVLGLRCLITPIDWEGAIAVHASINGYAENQGFNHWNLLTQDQTETSLPEDLHLEPAIWLAARTRQSQIELGMAAKLMIQGVAATFQRESAPGYPTLTTSYQAVRGQTVLVEKMVTVYTSQEVEHPLKAAQSKLMTLPTYPECWEHHKQAWDSAWDTSNVIIEGDIRAQLAIRYSVFQLLISAPWHHQQASIPAKTLSGFGYRGHIFWDTEIFILPLFTLTQPELARRLLTYRYHTLEGARRKARSYGYKGAMYAWESADTGDEVTPRWALPSDPYASDIRIWCRDREIHISADIAYAIWNYWQATGDDLWMRDYGAEIILDTAVFWMSRVEWNSQFERYELREVIGADEYHEHHVNNNAFTNRMTQWHLEKAIAVYAWLERTFPEHAAALAQKLEITPERRQRWQDIVDHLWIPYRSETGFIEQFEGFCNLEDIDLQDYEPRTQSMQTILGIDGANKRQVLKQPDVLMLLYLMRQLQEFPYNPESLKTNWDYYAPRTDITYGSSLGPAIHAILAADLGDSQTAYKHFLQAALVDLENTRGNTAEGIHGACAGGAWQAIVFGFAGIRFQNNQPVATPHLPPHWTRLAFKLHWRGTWHPFDITHSATEMNSHHPSPSPEMHEASTINLRGAIFDLDGVLTDTAEYHYRAWQRLADEEELPFDRQANEALRGISRRESLLKIVGDRTYSEAQLEEMMERKNRYYQEFIESMSPNDLLPGVESLLTELRQQQIKIAIASASKNARTVIDKLNITELVDAIADGYSVERPKPAPDLFLYAANQLKLPPTECVVFEDATAGIEAALSAGMWSVGLGPVERVGNAHVVLPNFADISWSDIQSKLNQHLS; this comes from the coding sequence ATGAGTCAGGCGGTCAGTCAAATTCTAGGGGAAACTAGCGTTCAAGCACCGATACCCTCAAAAACTAACAACCTGCTGTATACCGACTGGGTTCTGATCGAGCGAGGCTTTGACCCAAACCAACTTCATGCAAGAGAAACCGTCTTCACGATTGGTAACGGTTACTTGGGGACGCGCGGCAGTTTTGAAGAAGGCTACCCGCGCGCAATGCCTGTGACATTAATTCAGGGTGTTTATGACGCGGTTCCTGTAATGTACACTGAACTCGTCAATTGCCCCGACTGGCTGCCTATAACGATTACGCTCAATGACGACCCAAGACGTAGCGAACAATTTCGCCTCGACCAAGGTGAAATATTATCCTACGAACGCCGACTTGATTTGCGCTACGGATTGTTGCGACGTTCAATTCGCTGGCGTAGCCCCAGCGGCAAAATACTCGACCTCCAATTTGAACGGTTTGCCAGTTTAGCCGATCCTCATGTTTTAGGATTGCGCTGCTTGATTACACCTATCGATTGGGAAGGGGCGATCGCCGTTCATGCAAGTATCAATGGCTACGCAGAAAACCAAGGTTTTAATCACTGGAATTTGTTGACCCAAGACCAAACGGAAACGAGTCTCCCCGAAGATCTGCACCTCGAACCTGCTATTTGGCTAGCGGCGCGTACTCGTCAATCTCAAATAGAATTAGGAATGGCAGCCAAATTAATGATTCAGGGTGTAGCGGCAACATTTCAACGCGAAAGCGCACCAGGCTATCCCACGCTCACTACATCGTATCAAGCCGTCAGGGGACAAACGGTGTTAGTGGAAAAAATGGTTACTGTTTATACTTCGCAAGAAGTCGAGCATCCCCTCAAGGCGGCGCAGAGTAAATTGATGACGTTGCCCACTTATCCAGAATGTTGGGAACATCACAAACAAGCGTGGGACTCAGCTTGGGACACGAGTAATGTCATTATTGAAGGTGATATTCGAGCGCAATTAGCAATTCGCTATAGCGTGTTTCAACTACTAATTAGCGCTCCCTGGCATCACCAGCAAGCGAGTATTCCGGCAAAAACGTTATCTGGCTTTGGCTATCGAGGTCACATTTTTTGGGATACCGAAATTTTCATTTTGCCGCTATTTACGTTGACGCAGCCAGAACTAGCCCGCCGTCTACTGACCTACCGCTATCACACGTTAGAAGGCGCGCGGCGCAAAGCCCGCAGCTACGGCTACAAAGGTGCAATGTATGCTTGGGAAAGTGCGGATACAGGCGATGAAGTCACGCCCCGCTGGGCATTACCCTCCGATCCGTATGCGAGCGATATCCGCATTTGGTGTCGCGATCGCGAAATTCACATTAGTGCCGATATTGCCTACGCGATTTGGAATTACTGGCAAGCGACGGGCGACGATCTTTGGATGCGCGATTATGGTGCCGAAATCATTCTGGATACCGCCGTATTTTGGATGAGTCGAGTAGAGTGGAATAGCCAATTTGAACGCTACGAACTGCGCGAAGTGATCGGCGCGGATGAATACCACGAGCATCACGTGAATAATAATGCCTTCACCAACCGCATGACGCAGTGGCATCTAGAAAAAGCGATCGCTGTCTACGCATGGCTAGAACGCACATTTCCCGAACATGCTGCGGCACTCGCCCAAAAACTCGAAATCACGCCTGAACGTCGGCAACGCTGGCAAGATATCGTCGATCACCTTTGGATTCCGTATCGCTCAGAAACAGGTTTCATCGAGCAGTTTGAAGGCTTCTGTAACTTAGAAGATATTGACTTACAAGACTACGAACCTCGCACTCAATCGATGCAAACGATTCTGGGCATTGATGGGGCAAATAAACGACAAGTTTTGAAACAGCCTGATGTTTTGATGTTGTTATACTTAATGCGGCAGTTGCAGGAGTTTCCTTACAATCCGGAGAGTTTAAAAACGAATTGGGACTATTACGCTCCCCGCACTGATATTACCTATGGCTCATCGCTTGGACCTGCAATTCATGCAATTTTAGCTGCCGATTTAGGTGATAGTCAAACTGCGTACAAACACTTTTTGCAAGCTGCACTAGTAGACTTAGAAAACACGCGCGGTAACACTGCCGAAGGCATTCACGGTGCTTGTGCCGGAGGCGCGTGGCAAGCGATCGTTTTTGGCTTTGCCGGGATTCGCTTCCAAAACAATCAACCCGTCGCTACCCCCCACCTTCCCCCTCACTGGACGCGACTTGCGTTTAAGCTGCACTGGCGCGGAACGTGGCATCCCTTTGACATCACTCATTCAGCAACTGAAATGAATTCGCACCATCCATCCCCATCACCAGAAATGCACGAAGCTTCTACCATTAACCTACGCGGCGCGATTTTTGACCTCGATGGCGTGTTAACCGATACCGCAGAGTATCATTACCGCGCTTGGCAACGTTTAGCCGACGAAGAAGAATTACCCTTCGATCGCCAAGCGAATGAAGCATTACGCGGTATTTCTCGCCGCGAGTCGCTGCTTAAAATTGTCGGCGATCGCACCTATAGCGAAGCCCAACTCGAAGAAATGATGGAGCGCAAAAATCGCTACTATCAAGAATTCATCGAGTCAATGTCACCCAATGACTTACTACCAGGAGTCGAATCACTACTTACCGAACTTCGCCAACAGCAAATAAAAATTGCGATCGCCTCGGCAAGTAAAAACGCGCGCACTGTTATTGACAAACTAAACATTACTGAATTAGTGGATGCGATCGC
- a CDS encoding sucrose synthase, which translates to METLIRAVLESEEKKDFQQFIEQLSAIDRLYLLRNEILHAFANYCQEQEKPVYFFRSSAIGELIHAIHEMLLEDGAIWLMLRTRIASQECWWLSADLSQFKPVSVRALLDVRDRFVHSEQPQILKINFQPFHRDTPSIDDPRNIGQGLTFLNHYLCDQLSANPDYWVQALFQVLQRQEFDGIPLLIGDRISSRTQLHESVAQALKKVSQYPSDTPYTTLHPALQELGFEPGWGNTAGRVYETLELLDRLLTMPSPALLEAFVSRIPAFLRVVLVSIHGWVGQEEVLGRAETMGQVIYVLEQARHLEQQLQADVQQAGLAWLGIQPQVTILTRLIPNCEGTYCNQRVEKLEGTENGWILRVPFREFNPNVTQNWISKFEIWPYLESFALDAAPQLVKHFGGQPHLVIGHYSDGNLVSFLLARQFNAIQCNIAHSLEKSRYLFSDLYWQEFEPYYHFSAQFTADLISMNAADFIIASSYQEIVGTPDAIGQYESYKCFTMPQLYHVVDGINLFSPRFNVVPPGINEVRYFPYFQTELRSRRDRVRDLLFHRQDAAIFGTLNDVEKCPILAVGSVSQTNNQTGLIAWFGQSPELRDRCNLILITNKQHVTEASTAEEAREIEKLHALIAQYQLEGQIRWIGMQLNSEEVSEIYRAIADKRGIFINFARFEAFGRSVLEAMRSGLPVFATEFGGIAEIIQDGDNGYYINPTNFERTTEKILDFLNQCDTNPQLWQTISERAIQRIDRHCNWRNHVKQLLLFARIYGFWDYISRSSREALQCYLDALFHLLYKPRAAQILDEHKQR; encoded by the coding sequence GCGATTCATGAGATGCTTTTAGAAGACGGCGCTATTTGGTTGATGCTACGCACGCGTATTGCCAGTCAAGAATGCTGGTGGTTAAGTGCGGATTTATCGCAGTTTAAACCTGTTTCGGTACGCGCGCTCCTTGATGTCCGCGATCGCTTCGTCCACAGCGAACAACCGCAAATTCTGAAGATTAACTTTCAGCCGTTTCATCGCGACACGCCCAGCATCGATGACCCGCGAAACATTGGTCAGGGGTTAACATTTCTCAATCATTATCTATGCGATCAACTATCGGCGAACCCAGACTATTGGGTACAAGCGCTATTTCAAGTTTTACAACGCCAAGAATTTGACGGTATTCCATTGTTAATTGGCGATCGCATTTCATCAAGGACGCAGCTGCACGAGTCAGTGGCGCAAGCCTTGAAAAAAGTGAGTCAATACCCATCCGATACGCCTTATACTACGTTACACCCTGCTTTGCAGGAATTGGGTTTTGAACCAGGATGGGGCAATACCGCCGGACGAGTTTACGAAACACTCGAATTGCTCGATCGCCTGCTAACGATGCCATCGCCTGCGTTACTCGAAGCTTTTGTATCGCGTATTCCTGCCTTTTTACGCGTTGTGCTAGTATCCATTCACGGCTGGGTAGGGCAAGAAGAAGTTCTAGGACGCGCTGAAACGATGGGGCAAGTTATTTATGTTCTCGAGCAAGCTCGACACTTAGAACAACAACTGCAAGCGGATGTTCAACAAGCAGGACTCGCATGGCTAGGGATTCAACCGCAGGTCACAATTTTGACACGGCTTATTCCCAATTGCGAAGGAACTTATTGCAATCAACGCGTTGAAAAACTCGAAGGCACCGAAAACGGCTGGATTTTGCGCGTCCCTTTTCGAGAGTTTAACCCGAATGTGACGCAAAACTGGATCTCGAAGTTTGAAATTTGGCCTTATCTCGAATCATTCGCCCTCGATGCTGCACCGCAACTTGTCAAGCATTTCGGGGGACAGCCCCATCTTGTCATCGGTCATTATAGCGATGGCAATTTGGTATCATTTCTCCTTGCCCGCCAATTCAACGCGATTCAATGTAATATTGCGCATTCGTTAGAAAAATCAAGATATTTATTTAGCGATCTTTACTGGCAAGAATTTGAGCCATATTACCATTTCTCAGCGCAATTTACGGCTGATCTGATCAGTATGAACGCGGCAGATTTCATTATCGCTTCGTCGTATCAAGAAATTGTGGGAACTCCGGATGCGATCGGTCAGTATGAATCTTACAAATGCTTTACAATGCCGCAACTTTACCACGTAGTAGATGGTATCAATTTATTTAGCCCTCGGTTTAATGTTGTTCCGCCAGGTATCAATGAAGTGCGCTATTTTCCCTACTTCCAAACTGAACTGCGCTCGCGACGCGATCGCGTTCGCGATTTGCTGTTTCATCGCCAAGACGCTGCGATCTTTGGAACCTTAAACGATGTGGAAAAATGCCCAATTCTAGCAGTGGGTTCGGTTAGTCAAACGAACAATCAAACAGGATTAATCGCTTGGTTTGGGCAGTCGCCAGAACTGCGCGATCGCTGCAATTTAATTTTGATTACGAATAAACAACACGTTACCGAAGCCAGTACTGCTGAAGAAGCACGCGAAATCGAGAAACTTCATGCACTGATTGCGCAATACCAACTCGAAGGGCAAATCCGCTGGATTGGGATGCAACTCAATAGCGAGGAGGTAAGCGAAATCTATCGCGCGATCGCAGATAAGCGGGGGATATTCATCAACTTTGCGCGCTTTGAGGCATTTGGGCGCAGTGTTCTCGAAGCGATGCGATCGGGCTTACCCGTCTTTGCTACTGAATTTGGCGGCATTGCCGAAATTATTCAAGATGGCGACAACGGTTATTACATCAACCCTACCAACTTCGAGCGCACCACCGAAAAAATTTTAGATTTTCTCAACCAATGCGACACGAACCCACAATTGTGGCAAACAATTTCCGAGCGGGCGATTCAGCGCATAGATCGTCACTGCAATTGGCGAAATCATGTGAAACAATTACTGTTGTTTGCTAGGATCTACGGGTTTTGGGATTATATTTCGCGCAGCAGTCGAGAAGCACTGCAATGCTATCTCGATGCCTTATTCCACTTATTGTATAAACCTAGAGCCGCGCAAATTTTAGACGAGCATAAGCAGCGATAA